The following nucleotide sequence is from Ferruginibacter lapsinanis.
ATCTGTAATCAGTAGTACTGAGACTTTTTTATTTGGCATTTAATTTGAAACTATTTCAATCATGAGAAAACATCACATCCTTTTAAGCTTTATTATCATTTGCCTGTTGGCATCTTGTGCAACGTCTAAAGAAGCCCGTACGTATAAGAGTTTAATAGACGGCAACTGGCAGTTACAAACCGTAGTTACTGAAGGTATTACCGGGAAAGTAAAGATCGATCTGTTCAATGAAGCAGACTTTCAGTGCTTTGTAGGTACAAGCTGGACGTTTGATTACAGAAGAAGCCTGGGAACCTATACTACCAGTAATACCAACAATTGTTTTTCTGTAAAAAGAAATTTCCGTTGGAGCATTTACGAAGCCCCGGGAGAACCTAAACTCTTTCAGTTTAAAAGACTGGATGAAAAACTAAAAGAAATGGACAATGGTGATGGTTATAGATTTACCATTGTGCAGTTGGATAAAACTACCATGCAGCTGAAATCAACTATAACTTTTGAAAATAAACCTGCTGCGATCATCTACAATTTTACAAAAAACTAACAACTAAATAATAATGAAAAACAGAACCGGAAATATACTATTAACAGCTGCATCAATGATGTTGCTGATAAGCAGTTGCCAAACAACAAAGAAAGCTACTAATCAGGATAAAGGTGTGGCCATAGGTGCAATCGGAGGCGGTATCATTGGTGGTATCCTTGGTAACAATGTAGGTAATAAAAACAATACTGCATTAGGCGTATTGATTGGTGGTGTTGTTGGCGGTGTTGCCGGCGGTATCATTGGTAACAAAATGGATCGTCAGGCTGAAAAAATAAAAACAGAAATACCCGGAGCAAAAGTTGAGCGTATCGGAGAAGGTATCAACGTAACTTTTGATGAAAATAATCCTGATGGAAGTAAAGCAGGTGTATATTTTGAAACTAATAAATATGCTATCAGCGCTAATTCAAAACTGGCATTGGATAAACTGCAAAAAATATTTGCTGAATATCCGGAAACAAATATTCTGATAGAAGGACATACAGATAATGTAGGGACTGATGCATACAATTTAAGTCTTTCTCAAAGAAGAGCAGATGCTGTAGGCGATTATCTAAAAGCTGTAGGTGTTCCTGCATCAAGATTAACGATCAAATGGTATGGAGAGTCTCAACCAATAGCACCTAACGATACAGATGCAAACAGGGCTTTGAACAGACGTGTACAATTTGTTATTACTGCAAACGAAAAAATGAAAGCCGAAGCAAAAGCTGAAGCCGAAAAAAATTAGACCTTGGGTACTTATATCCCTCAATGGAAACAGCATCTTACAGATGCTGTTTTTTTTGTATAAGCTATGTTCAGTAGTTGGTCAGTTTGAAAATTATAATAAGAACTGTTTTATAGGTAAATGTTCTTCTGTTACTTTTTTTGCGGAAAAAAAGTAACTCCCGAAATAATCGGGACAGGCGCCAAAGCCGCCCCAAAACGATTACATCCCGTTTTGGGGATGGTTCCCTGATTAAACTTTTGTACTTCCCGAGACTACGCTCGGGATTTTCAAACTGTAAACTGAACATTGGTAATTCTACATTACATGATATTTTAAAACTGACCCACTACTCTATGCTTAATATCCCTAAAAAAACTGATCAAACAATGCTAAACAATAACCTGGACTATCCGTCACCAGAGACATCAAATCCATTATACAGAAGGATCTCGAGCTAAATTGCAGGCTCTTTTAGTCAATAACCATCATCCAACTATAAGTGTAAATACGTAAATTATTTTTGCTTCATTGTCTGTTTTTAATTTTGTAAAAAACAAACTATGAAAGCTAATCTGGTAATAATTCATCTAGCTACAATTGCGCTAAACAGCCTTGCAGGGATAATCATCAGCGACTATAAAATGATGAATATGGTCTATGCTAATCTGAGTATCATCTTTTCATTAATGGTATTGAAATGTCTCAAAAGCAGTTCAAAAAATCATAGATTTTATCTCTTATTTTTTTTCATGATCAACTTGTTGGGAATAGTACAATTTTTATGTGCAGTAACTTTCCCTAATGAAGTTTTAGACAGCATGCAATTTGTTATTCTGCTTGCAACGCTCACACTCCAAACTGCTATATTGGTTCAGGCTAGCAGAATATAACAATTTAGTATTAGTAATCGGCATGAAATAATGTAAATGCAATGATGCAATTGCTTAACTACCATATACGTCCGTAAGTTCCCGGAACGGCGTGATCACCTTCTATAAAGTCGAAGTTCACATACCTGATCCCTTTTAATTCTGTTAGTGTATATATCGCAGTAGACACATAACTATTTGATCCGCTGGTGCCCATCTGTTGGGTTAACACATTACTATCAGGTATCTTTATAAAAATAGTATCATGTGCTGTTTTTATAAAATCAATATGAATATCGGGCCAGGTATTATTTAGAATGGAGATGAGTTTTTGTGGAGTTAATGTATCACTATTTACTTCTCTTAATTTGATCATGGTATCTTTCTTCAAAACGGAATCAAAATCCATTTTCCAGATTGCCTGAGAAGAGTTATCTATATTGATAGAGTCTGTGGAATTATTTAATGAGTCAATTTCCTTTGTTTGTTCATCTGTAGTAGATGTACAGGAATAACACAAAACAAACAGAAGCCCGATAAATACAAAAGGTAGTTTCATGAGCTGAAATTGATCAGTAAGCCTTTATCCCGATGTATTGGGAACAATGATTTAATCTTGTTGAAAATACTCTACCGCCAACGCATAGCCTTTTAATCCTAGCCCGCTGATAACACCAATGCTTTTTGCTGACACGTGAGATAATTTTCTAAAATCTTCTCTGCCGAAAATATTTGAGATATGCACTTCTATCACCGGAGTTTTAATAGCAGCAATCGCATCCCCAATGGCTACAGACGTATGTGTGTAGGCCGCAGGATTAATAATGAGCCCGTCATATGAAAAGCCAACACGTTGTATCTCATCTACCAACTCTCCTTCTATATTACTCTGGAAATAATGGAATTCAACCGTAGGGAATTTCTGCTTTAATGATTCAAAAAAAGCATCGAAGGTCTGAGCTCCATAAATACTGGTTTCTCTTGTTCCTAATAAGTTGAGATTGGGTCCGTTGATAATGGCTATCTTCATATCCACGAATTTAAAAGAATTACACTAATTACACTAATTTTTACACCGCTGATAAATAAAACGATCCTGTAATTAGTTGAAATCAGTGTAATGAAAACTAATTTACGTTAATCATTGAAATAAAGTCATCAAACAAATAACGACTATCATGTGGCCCCGGAGTAGCTTCAGGGTGATATTGTACAGAGAAGGCCGGTTTTCCTTTGATTCTGATCCCTTCGATAGAATCATCGTTGAGATTAAGATGAGTGATCTCTACAGCGTTTGAGGCCCTTACAGCATCTGGATTTACACCAAACCCATGATTCTGCGTAGTGATCTCACTTTTACCGTTTATGAGATTCTTTACGGGGTGATTCAATCCTCTGTGGCCATGGTGCATTTTAAATGTAGGAATATCATTTGCCAATGCAAGCAGTTGATGCCCTAAACAAATACCGAATAAAGGTTTTTCTGCTGCTAAAATTTGTTTTACAGTTTTTACTGCATAATCCATTGGTTCCGGATCTCCAGGACCATTACTGATGAAATATCCGTTAGGCTTAAACTCCTGCAGCTCTTCGAAACTGGTTTTTGCATTATGCACTTTTACGTAAGCGCCTCTTTCAACCAGGCAGTTCAATATATTTTTCTTTACTCCAAAATCCAAGACCGCTACTCTGATATTACTATCCGGATTGCCTAAATAATATGATTCTTTAGTAGATACTACTGAGGCCAATTCAAGTCCACCCATTGATGGTACCTTAGCCAATTCTGCTTTTAATTTTTCTACATCCATGTTATCAGATGAGATAATACAATTCATTGCACCTTCTCTACGCACATGTGCTACCAAAGCCCTGGTATCAACATCATCAATAGCAACTACCTGTTGATCTTCGAAATATTTTTGTAAAGAATTATCAGCCATAAAACGGCTGTATTGTTCTTCCAGGTTTCTTCCAATCACACCTTTCACTTTTACACTATCACTTTCTACATCTACGTCTTTTACACCATAGTTGCCGATATGAACATTGTTCATGATCAATACCTGGCCATAATAACTAGGATCGGTAAATACTTCCTGATAACCGGTCATACCTGTATTGAAACATATTTCGCCGGTAGTAGTTCCTACTTTCCCAAAGGATTTTCCGTAAAAAACTGTTCCGTCCTGTAATACTAAAATTGCTTGTTGAGATACGTTTGTTGGAGTCATTGTTTAAAGGTTATGCAAAGAAAAGAATTCAAATTGGTTAATAGATAAATATTTTTTTCACATTCGGCTCAGAATTTTCGGAATTATAAAATTTGCAGAATTAGAGTAATTAATTAGCAATAACTTTCAAATAGTGAATGCATTTTCATCACAAAAGTGCAATTCTGAGAATTCTTTAATTCAAAAAATTTTGATCTAGACATAAAAAAAACTCCGATACTAATACCGGAGTTTTTATATGATTATAATTTCTTCAAATTACGCTTCTGTTTTTTCTTCAGAATCAGTTCCGGTAGCTTCTTCAGCTTTTACTTCAACTGCTTCTTCAACAGCAGTAGTATCAGCTTTCTTTTTAGCTCCACCACTACGTCTTGTTTTCTTAGCAGGTTCAGCAGCTGTAACAGCAGTTTTACCGTAGATCTCATTGAAGTCAACTAATTCGATCATTGCAACTTCAGCATTATCACCAATTCTTTTACCTAATTTGATGATACGTGTGTAACCACCCGGACGACTAGCAACTTTTGGAGCAACTACTGTAAATAATTCTTTAACAGCAGCTTTATCGTTTAAGTAACTAAACACAACACGATGATTGTGCATGATCGTTTCTTTACTATCGGTAGCTTTAGTTCTGGTGATCAATGGCTCGATGTAAACACGTAAAGATTTAGCTTTAGCCAAAGTTGTAGTGATTCTCTTGTGAGTGATCAACTGACAACCTAAATTCATAAGCAAGGCTTTTCTGTGAGAAGCTGTTCTGCTTAAATTGTTGTTTTTGTTTCCGTGACGCATGACTTTTTTGTTTTAAATTTCCTCTGCACCGTGTCAGGATTTGCAGAGTACTGGTTATTGATGTGCTGATGTGCTGATGTGTTAATGTGCTAATTAATCAGCACTTCAGCACATCGGCATATCAACTAATTAATTATTCGTCGTCTATTTTCAATTTGCTCAGATCCATTCCAAATCCTAAACCTCTTTCGTTTAGTACTTGTTCGATTTCGCTTAAAGATTTTTGACCGAAGTTTCTGAATTTCATCAGGTCTTCTTGTTCGTATTGTACCAACTCACTTAATGAATTGATCTTAGCTGCTTTTAAACAGTTAAATGCACGTACAGAAAGATCAAGATCTTCTAATGGAGTTTTCAATACTTTACGTAATTGTAAAGTTTGTTCGTCCACTAAGTCTTCTTTCTTATCTTCTTTAGTATCAAAAGTGATGTTTTCATCAGTGATGATCATCAAATGTTGAATTAAGATACGGCTGGCTTGTTTTACCGCTTCTTCAGGATGAATAGTACCATCGGTAATAACTTCCATGATCAATTTTTCAAAATCCGTACGTTGTTCCACACGAGTGTTTTCGATGGTGTATTTTACGTTTTTGATCGGTGTGTAAATAGCATCAACCGGAATATATCCGAAATGAGAACTTTTTTCTTTGTGTTCTTCAGCAGGCACATAACCTCTACCTTTTCCGATAGTGATCTCGATGTCCAACTTAGCGCTGTTATCCATAACACAGATACCTAATTCAGGATTCATCACTTCAAAAGAAGGAGATGCTTCGCCGATCATACCTGCCGTGAATTCAGTTTTATTTTTGATAGAAAGGGTAATTTTTTCAGTACCGATCTCTCCTTCAATTTTCTTTTTGAAACGAACTTGTTTAAGGTTCAATATAATTTCTGTTACATCTTCAGTGATACCTTTGATGGTAGCAAACTCGTGATCAGCACCAACGATGTTGATACCAATAATTGCATACCCTTCTAAAGAGTTAAGCAATACTCTACGAAGTGCGTTACCTATGGTTACACCATATCCTGGCTCAAGCGGACGAAATTCAAACTGAGCTTCAAAATCATTAGCTTTTTGAAGAACAATTTTATCGGGTTTAACAAAATTTAAAATACCCATATGAATGTTTATTATTGTTTTTAAAATGAAGCATTTAGTAAAGTCAAAAGGTAAAAGTCAAAACCTGTTTTTTGGGTTTTGACTTTTAATTTCTTACTTGCTGTACAATTCCACGATCAATTGTTCCTTGATATTTTCCGGAACACTTTCTCTTTCAGGATATGCAATGAATGTACCTTTAACTTCGGTTTCATTGAAATCGATCCAGTTGAATTTTACATTCTTAGGACGAACATTTCCAGTAATAGAAGCATTCACAGCACTCTTATTTTTCAACCCGATAACATCACCTGGTTTTAAAGAATAAGAAGGAACATTCACCACTTCACCATTAACGGTAATGTGCTTATGACTTACTAATTGACGAGCAGCCTGACGACTAACTGCGATACCTAAACGGTAAACAGTATTATCTAAACGAGCTTCTAATAATTTGATCAAATTTTCACCGGTAACACCTTTACGACGAGCAGCCTCATCAAAAGTTTTACGGAATTGTTTTTCCAACAAACCATAAGTGTATTTTGCTTTTTGTTTTTCACGTAACTGTAAAGCGTATTCGCCTAAAGTTTTACGTTTACGGTTTGCACCGTGCATTCCGGGAGGGTTGCTGTTTTTAGTCAACCATTTACCATTGCCTGTGATAGGCTCTCCGAAAATTCTGGAGATCTTTGTTTTGGGGCCTGTGTAACGTGCCATAATTGTTAATTGATTTTTTAGTTACAGTGCATCATCGTAAAAATCTAAAATTTAATGATACACCCTGTTATTAAAAATTGGCAATAAACAATAGACAAATTGCCAGTTGCTTATTGCACATTGCTTATTTGATTATACTCTTCTTTTCTTTGGAGGACGACAACCATTATGTGGTAATGGAGTTACATCCTTGATCATATTTACTTCGATGCCATTTTGAGACAAAGAACGGATAGCACCTTCACGACCGCTACCTGGACCTTTTACAAATACATCTACTCTTTTTAATCCAGCATCTGAAGCTACTTTTGCAGCATCAGCAGCAGCCATTTGAGCTGCATAAGGAGTATTCTTTTTACTTCCTTTGAAACCCATTTTACCTGCACTAGACCAAGAAATTACCTGACCTTGTTTGTTGGTTAAACTGATAATGATGTTGTTGAAACTTGCAACGATGTGTGCATCTCCGTAGCTATCTACTTTAACTACTCTTTTTTTTGCAGCTGCTTTTGCGCTGTTCTGTGCTTTTGCCATAATTAATTTAAACTTAGGTAATCTTAAAAAATACACTCCGATTTTCATCAGAGCTGAACTAACCCTCCCGCTGGCTTATAAAGCGATCTGGCGTTGGTTCAAAATAATAAGCCTTATTAAAATTTAGAATACCGAATGTTGAATGACGAATTGATCGTTATTCAACATTCGTAACTCTTACTTATTTCTTAGCTACTTTCTTTTTACCGGCAACTGTCTTACGTTTACCCTTACGAGTACGACTGTTAGTACGAGTACGTTGTCCACGAAGCGGTAACCCTTTACGATGACGTAAACCACGGTAACAAGCGATATCCAACAAACGTTTAATACTCATTTGTACTTCACTACGTAAAGCACCTTCAGTTTTAAACTCATTGTTGATGATGTTACGAATAGCAGTTTGTTCGTCATCATTCCACTCGTTCACTTTTTTGTCAACGCTAATGTTAGCTTTTCCTAAAATGTACTGAGCAGTGCTACGACCAATACCATATATATAGGTAAGTCCTATTTCGCCTCTTTTGTTTTTTGGTAAATCTATACCGGCAATACGAGCCATAATTTTCTTTTAATTTATTGTTTTCTTTTTATTAGAATTGGCAATGAACAATACACAATTTGCTAATTGTCTATTGCAAATTGTTCTTACCCTTGTCTTTGTTTAAAACGAGGATTCTTTTTATTGATCACAAATAGTACGCCTTTTCTACGTACAATTTTACAATCAACACTTCTTTTTTTAATGGAAGCTCTAACTTTCATTTTGCTTTGTTTTATTTATATCTGAAAATAATTCTACCTCTTGTTAAATCATATGGGCTCATTTCAACCCCCACTTTGTCTCCCGGTAAGATCCTGATGTAATG
It contains:
- the rpsK gene encoding 30S ribosomal protein S11: MAKAQNSAKAAAKKRVVKVDSYGDAHIVASFNNIIISLTNKQGQVISWSSAGKMGFKGSKKNTPYAAQMAAADAAKVASDAGLKRVDVFVKGPGSGREGAIRSLSQNGIEVNMIKDVTPLPHNGCRPPKKRRV
- a CDS encoding DNA-directed RNA polymerase subunit alpha, which encodes MGILNFVKPDKIVLQKANDFEAQFEFRPLEPGYGVTIGNALRRVLLNSLEGYAIIGINIVGADHEFATIKGITEDVTEIILNLKQVRFKKKIEGEIGTEKITLSIKNKTEFTAGMIGEASPSFEVMNPELGICVMDNSAKLDIEITIGKGRGYVPAEEHKEKSSHFGYIPVDAIYTPIKNVKYTIENTRVEQRTDFEKLIMEVITDGTIHPEEAVKQASRILIQHLMIITDENITFDTKEDKKEDLVDEQTLQLRKVLKTPLEDLDLSVRAFNCLKAAKINSLSELVQYEQEDLMKFRNFGQKSLSEIEQVLNERGLGFGMDLSKLKIDDE
- the aroQ gene encoding type II 3-dehydroquinate dehydratase, which encodes MKIAIINGPNLNLLGTRETSIYGAQTFDAFFESLKQKFPTVEFHYFQSNIEGELVDEIQRVGFSYDGLIINPAAYTHTSVAIGDAIAAIKTPVIEVHISNIFGREDFRKLSHVSAKSIGVISGLGLKGYALAVEYFQQD
- the rpmJ gene encoding 50S ribosomal protein L36, yielding MKVRASIKKRSVDCKIVRRKGVLFVINKKNPRFKQRQG
- the rpsM gene encoding 30S ribosomal protein S13, translated to MARIAGIDLPKNKRGEIGLTYIYGIGRSTAQYILGKANISVDKKVNEWNDDEQTAIRNIINNEFKTEGALRSEVQMSIKRLLDIACYRGLRHRKGLPLRGQRTRTNSRTRKGKRKTVAGKKKVAKK
- the carA gene encoding glutamine-hydrolyzing carbamoyl-phosphate synthase small subunit, which codes for MTPTNVSQQAILVLQDGTVFYGKSFGKVGTTTGEICFNTGMTGYQEVFTDPSYYGQVLIMNNVHIGNYGVKDVDVESDSVKVKGVIGRNLEEQYSRFMADNSLQKYFEDQQVVAIDDVDTRALVAHVRREGAMNCIISSDNMDVEKLKAELAKVPSMGGLELASVVSTKESYYLGNPDSNIRVAVLDFGVKKNILNCLVERGAYVKVHNAKTSFEELQEFKPNGYFISNGPGDPEPMDYAVKTVKQILAAEKPLFGICLGHQLLALANDIPTFKMHHGHRGLNHPVKNLINGKSEITTQNHGFGVNPDAVRASNAVEITHLNLNDDSIEGIRIKGKPAFSVQYHPEATPGPHDSRYLFDDFISMINVN
- the rplQ gene encoding 50S ribosomal protein L17, producing MRHGNKNNNLSRTASHRKALLMNLGCQLITHKRITTTLAKAKSLRVYIEPLITRTKATDSKETIMHNHRVVFSYLNDKAAVKELFTVVAPKVASRPGGYTRIIKLGKRIGDNAEVAMIELVDFNEIYGKTAVTAAEPAKKTRRSGGAKKKADTTAVEEAVEVKAEEATGTDSEEKTEA
- a CDS encoding DUF5004 domain-containing protein; the encoded protein is MRKHHILLSFIIICLLASCATSKEARTYKSLIDGNWQLQTVVTEGITGKVKIDLFNEADFQCFVGTSWTFDYRRSLGTYTTSNTNNCFSVKRNFRWSIYEAPGEPKLFQFKRLDEKLKEMDNGDGYRFTIVQLDKTTMQLKSTITFENKPAAIIYNFTKN
- the rpsD gene encoding 30S ribosomal protein S4 — its product is MARYTGPKTKISRIFGEPITGNGKWLTKNSNPPGMHGANRKRKTLGEYALQLREKQKAKYTYGLLEKQFRKTFDEAARRKGVTGENLIKLLEARLDNTVYRLGIAVSRQAARQLVSHKHITVNGEVVNVPSYSLKPGDVIGLKNKSAVNASITGNVRPKNVKFNWIDFNETEVKGTFIAYPERESVPENIKEQLIVELYSK
- a CDS encoding OmpA family protein, translating into MKNRTGNILLTAASMMLLISSCQTTKKATNQDKGVAIGAIGGGIIGGILGNNVGNKNNTALGVLIGGVVGGVAGGIIGNKMDRQAEKIKTEIPGAKVERIGEGINVTFDENNPDGSKAGVYFETNKYAISANSKLALDKLQKIFAEYPETNILIEGHTDNVGTDAYNLSLSQRRADAVGDYLKAVGVPASRLTIKWYGESQPIAPNDTDANRALNRRVQFVITANEKMKAEAKAEAEKN